From the genome of Turicibacter faecis, one region includes:
- the accD gene encoding acetyl-CoA carboxylase, carboxyltransferase subunit beta: protein MGFFLQRQKKLKSSTPKRDINEGVYTKCESCKEVVSVRQLNTNLGVCPSCGFHHRMTAQQRLDSLIDPGSFKEINRRLHTLNPLSFPGYEKKIEGLMEKTQLNEAVVTGIGKIAGYSVAIGIMDSHFLMASMGSVVGEKITRLIEVSTSRKIPLIMVCTSGGARMQEGIYSLMQMAKTSAALAKHNQAGLLYISVLTHPTMGGVTASFATLGDIIIAEKGASVGFAGRRVVEQTIKQKLPDHFQTAEFLQEKGLVDLVVSRYELRDKLAMLIELHEGSEC, encoded by the coding sequence ATGGGATTTTTTCTACAACGGCAGAAGAAGTTAAAATCATCAACTCCTAAACGAGATATCAACGAGGGAGTTTATACAAAATGTGAATCATGTAAAGAGGTTGTATCGGTTAGACAATTAAACACTAATTTAGGAGTTTGTCCAAGTTGTGGATTTCATCATCGGATGACGGCACAACAACGGTTGGATAGTCTGATTGATCCGGGAAGTTTCAAAGAAATAAATCGTCGCTTACATACGCTTAATCCGTTATCCTTTCCAGGATATGAGAAAAAAATCGAAGGATTAATGGAGAAAACTCAATTAAATGAAGCAGTAGTGACCGGAATTGGTAAAATTGCCGGATACAGCGTTGCTATCGGTATTATGGACAGCCATTTTTTAATGGCAAGTATGGGCTCAGTCGTTGGTGAAAAGATTACGCGTTTAATCGAGGTCTCTACTTCACGTAAAATTCCACTTATTATGGTGTGTACATCGGGTGGTGCGCGGATGCAGGAGGGAATTTATTCCCTTATGCAGATGGCTAAAACATCGGCGGCACTTGCTAAACATAACCAAGCAGGCTTGTTATATATTAGTGTTTTGACCCATCCAACGATGGGTGGAGTTACTGCCTCATTTGCTACTTTAGGAGATATTATCATTGCAGAAAAGGGTGCCTCTGTTGGATTTGCGGGGCGTCGTGTTGTTGAACAGACGATTAAACAAAAACTTCCTGATCATTTTCAAACAGCTGAATTTTTACAGGAAAAAGGACTAGTGGATTTAGTTGTTAGTCGATATGAGTTAAGAGATAAACTTGCAATGTTAATTGAATTGCACGAAGGGAGTGAATGTTAG
- a CDS encoding acetyl-CoA carboxylase carboxyltransferase subunit alpha produces MSILDLEVKISEIEMKLNEISLDDQEEIEELQQQLNRYKKRAYQHLTAWDHVTLARHSKRPKARDYIEYIFDSFIELHGDRLYRDDEAIIGGIAKLGNQAVTVIAHQKGCTTAENIKCNFGMPHPEGYRKALRLMKQAEKFNRPIITFIDTPGAYPGPEAEERGQGHAIAECLREMSNLTVPTLSIVIGEGGSGGALALGVSDEIWMLEYAIYSILSPEGFASILYKDGSRAQEAAEVMKLTAKEYLDRGIIEKIIKEPIGGAHQFPQYVFDQLKEQLNGYLSQVKKMTTRQLLNKRYKKYRLIGEYDSLNR; encoded by the coding sequence ATGTCTATTCTTGATTTAGAAGTAAAGATTTCTGAGATTGAAATGAAATTAAATGAAATTTCATTAGACGATCAGGAGGAGATAGAGGAACTACAGCAACAATTAAATCGTTATAAAAAACGCGCCTATCAACATCTAACAGCATGGGATCATGTTACATTAGCCCGTCACTCCAAACGTCCTAAGGCACGTGATTACATAGAATATATTTTTGATTCTTTTATTGAGTTACATGGTGATCGGTTATATCGTGATGATGAAGCGATTATTGGGGGAATTGCAAAGTTAGGGAATCAAGCAGTCACTGTTATTGCCCACCAAAAAGGATGTACAACAGCTGAAAATATTAAGTGTAATTTTGGAATGCCTCATCCTGAGGGATATAGAAAGGCATTACGTTTGATGAAACAGGCTGAAAAATTTAATCGTCCGATTATCACTTTTATTGATACACCAGGGGCCTATCCGGGACCCGAGGCCGAGGAACGTGGGCAAGGTCATGCTATTGCAGAGTGCTTACGTGAGATGTCAAATTTAACGGTTCCAACTTTATCAATTGTTATTGGTGAAGGTGGAAGTGGTGGGGCTTTAGCCTTGGGAGTTAGCGATGAAATTTGGATGTTAGAGTATGCGATTTACTCTATTTTATCCCCAGAGGGATTCGCCTCTATTTTATATAAGGATGGATCACGCGCGCAGGAAGCGGCCGAGGTGATGAAACTAACAGCTAAGGAATACTTAGATCGAGGAATTATTGAGAAAATTATAAAAGAACCTATTGGTGGGGCCCATCAATTTCCACAATACGTATTTGACCAATTAAAAGAACAGCTAAATGGGTACCTTTCACAGGTGAAAAAAATGACAACAAGACAATTGTTAAATAAACGTTATAAAAAATATAGATTGATTGGGGAATACGATTCCCTTAATCGTTAG
- a CDS encoding beta-ketoacyl-ACP synthase III has translation MGIKILGSGYCVPAAKLNNKQIESIVDTTDEWIFTRTGISNRYIATTEDTTDLAYGAAKGAIESAAIDFDEIGLIIVATFTPEQLTPSTACLIQARLGISQPVIAFDMNAACTGFVYALVTAEQFLKANPIKKALVIGAEVLSKIMDWNDRSTCVLFGDGAGAAVIEYDGTPSPSFYLNCKGDEEGVLGTSKFPVNNPLYQTEITPISFHMHGAAVFKFAVTAIKETIEKLLKENQLTLEDIDLIIPHQANKRIIDKVVKDLSASSEQFFLNVSEYGNTSAASIPIALNEAMNKQIVKSGDRVMLIGFGGGLTWGGCIVSI, from the coding sequence GTGGGGATTAAGATTTTAGGGAGTGGATATTGCGTTCCCGCTGCTAAATTAAATAATAAGCAGATAGAGTCCATTGTGGATACAACGGACGAATGGATTTTTACACGAACCGGGATATCGAATCGTTATATTGCTACAACCGAAGATACAACGGATCTAGCTTATGGTGCAGCCAAAGGTGCGATTGAATCTGCGGCTATTGATTTTGATGAGATTGGTTTAATTATTGTTGCCACATTTACTCCTGAGCAATTAACACCGTCAACAGCATGTCTAATTCAGGCAAGGTTAGGTATTAGTCAACCTGTTATTGCATTTGATATGAATGCTGCCTGTACCGGTTTTGTATACGCACTTGTAACTGCGGAACAATTTTTAAAAGCTAATCCAATCAAGAAAGCTTTAGTGATTGGTGCAGAAGTTTTATCGAAAATTATGGATTGGAATGATCGTTCAACCTGCGTATTATTTGGTGATGGTGCAGGTGCGGCTGTTATTGAGTATGATGGTACGCCGTCGCCAAGCTTTTATTTAAATTGTAAGGGTGACGAAGAAGGTGTACTAGGTACAAGTAAATTTCCTGTTAACAATCCGCTTTATCAAACGGAGATAACACCTATTTCTTTTCATATGCATGGTGCGGCAGTCTTTAAATTTGCCGTAACAGCGATTAAAGAAACTATTGAAAAATTATTAAAGGAAAATCAACTAACATTAGAAGATATTGATTTAATTATCCCACATCAGGCTAATAAAAGGATTATTGATAAAGTTGTTAAAGATTTAAGCGCGTCATCTGAGCAATTCTTTTTAAATGTCTCCGAATATGGAAACACATCGGCAGCGAGTATCCCAATTGCATTAAATGAAGCAATGAATAAACAGATAGTTAAATCTGGGGATCGTGTCATGCTAATAGGATTCGGTGGGGGATTAACATGGGGCGGATGCATCGTCTCTATTTAA